AGATAGGTCGTGATGCCTTATTTGGTTATCTAAGAAGGGAGAAGTTACTTGTTAAACCAATGAAGAGTTACACTAAAACTACCTATTCTAAACATTGGCTACACAAGTACGAAAATCTTTTGAAAGAGTGTGAGATTAAACGTCCTGAACAGGTATATGTAAGCGACATCACTTATGTCAAATCATCCCGGAAAACCCATTATCTGTCTTTAGTTACTGATGCTTATAGCAGAAAAATAATGGGGTATAAGCTGAGTGATGATATGAGTTCTGAAAATGTGGTACAGGCATTAAAAATGGCTATACAGAATAGGAAATCAACATTACCCCTGATACATCACTCCGATAGAGGATTACAATATTGTTCTAAAATTTATCAGGAAGTATTAGCTAAAAACGGTATTACACCCTCTATGACTGACGGATATGATTGTTATCAAAATGCTTTAGCTGAAAGAATAAACGGAATTTTAAAAAACGAATTCTTGTTTTATAAATGCAAAGATGGTCAGACTTTAGGAAAGCTTATAAAAACAGCGATAGAAACGTATAATGCTAAAAGACCTCATTTGAGTTTAATGATGAAAACGCCTAATTTTATACATGAAAAAACCAGCCAGGTAAACCTGACTGGTTAATATATTTTTATTCTAAAATCTGTCAACCTATTTTAGGACGACTCAAAGAAAGAATTTCGTTTCATAGCGGCGATCAATGATTTCGCTTCGCTGATTTTTATTTTCCTTGAAAAGGAATCAATATGATTTTTATGGTGAATGTCAGAACCGGTAAAATCTATCATGTCATTTTTAAAAAGCTTGTCGACTGTTTTGGTAACGGGTTCTCCATAGTAACCTACAGTAGATAACAGGTTCGCCTGAAAATGACAACCGGCTTTTTTTAATTTTTTATAAGCATCAAAATTGTTGTGGTAAAAATTATAACGCTCCGGATGGGCTAAAACAGGTTTGTAACCCGCTACCTGCAATTCAAACAATATATCAAACAATTGAATTGGCGGATTGATATAGGACATTTCCACTAAAACATAATTGTCTTTTAAGGTTAGTAGCGGTTCTCTCCCGAATAATTTCAGAAATGTATCGTCTATCATGTATTCCGAGGCAGCCCGTAAATTTAGTTCACCGGTTAGATCCGGGAGCTGCGTTTTAACAGCTGCAAGCTTTTCGGTTATACCCTCTTTGGTATTATCCCATATACCGGAGCAGGTATGGGGAGTTGTAATCATGTTGCTAAATCCGAATTCTTTACAGGAATTTAATAAAAACAAAGTGTCATCTATTGTTTTTGCACCATCATCAATACCATAAAGGATGTGGGAATGAATGTCGGTATAGCCTTGAGGAATAAGCTCTTTTAAAAGCGGTTTTGATTTAAAAAATGATAACATGTGACAAAGATAATTAAAATTAAAAAGAAATTTATTAAGGTTAGAAAAACGAGATATCGAAACGGGAATAAGTAGCGTTAATTCTATGGTTACATCGTTTTCCGGTTCTTAATTTTACTATATTTGACAGCGTCTAAATTTATAGATAAGTTTGTAAGCAATTAACAGTATAATTAGCAATAATAATCTTTTGAAAGATATAATTCTAAAAGCCGAACATATCTCCAAACAATACCGGTTAGGAACGGTTGGCACAGGAACAATAAGCCATGATTTAAACAGATGGTGGCATAAAATGAGAGGGAAAGAGGATCCGTATCTTAAAGTTGGCGATATAAATGACAGGTCCAGTAAAGGCGATAGCGATTATGTCTGGGCATTGCACGACATTAGTTTCGAGGTAGAGCGGGGTGAAGTATTAGGGATTATTGGAAAGAATGGTGCCGGAAAGTCAACTTTACTAAAGATTTTATCCCGGGTAACTGCACCAACAACCGGAATTATTAAAACCAAAGGAAGAATTGCCTCCTTGCTGGAAGTAGGTACAGGTTTTCATCCTGAGATGACCGGTAGGGAAAATATTTATCTCAACGGTTCAATTTTGGGTATGACAAAAAAAGAGATCAACTCTAAAATTGATGAGATTATTGCTTTCAGTGGTTGTGAGCGTTATATCGATACACCGGTAAAACGTTACAGTAGCGGGATGACAGTGCGATTAGCGTTTGCCGTTGCAGCTCATTTAGAACCGGAAATCTTGGTCGTTGATGAAGTACTTGCTGTGGGTGATGCCGAATTTCAAAAAAAGGCAATTGGCAAGATGCAGGATATTTCCAAAGGAGAGGGAAGAACAGTACTGTTTGTGAGCCATAATATGGCGGCTGTAAAAAGTCTTTGTACCAAAGGAATCGTGATGGAACATGGAAGAGTAGTTTTTCAGGGTAATGTAGATGATTGTATTGATGAATATTTGAAAGAATCAAACAGTAGCGCAAGCAAGACATGGAATGAAGAACATCCGGGTTCTGATTTTATACGACTACACAAAGCAGAAGTGCTTAATTCAAATGAAGAGGTTTCCTTAAATCATATAATTTCAAATCCGGTAATGATCCGGTTTACCTATGAAATTTTAGCCGAAAACCAACTTTTCACGCATGGCTTTAACCTGTTTAATAATCAAAATACACATATTTTAAGTTCACACGATAAAGATTCGGATACCCTGTCAAAACCGTTATCAAAAGGAATATATACAAAAACAATAATCATACCCGGTAACTTTTTGGCAGAAGGAGGGTATTCCTGCAGTTTTGCAATCATGCGATACAGTCCGTTTCACGTTGAATTTCACGAAATGGATGTTGTTGGATTTAATATAATTGATGAAATGGGAGAAAATACAGCCAGAGGAAATTATTCTGGAAGATTCCCTGGAATTGTAAGGCCGTTATTAAAATGGGAATAAAAAAAATGAAAAAAAAATGGTCCGGTGAACGCCTGGAAACATTCATATACGGTAGAGATGCTGTCGATCATTTACACCGATATGGCATTGCGTTATCGTTTATAAAAGATAAAACGGTATTGGATATTGCATGCGGTGAAGGTTACGGGACGAATTTAATGGGAAATAGCGCATCGTTTGTTTATGGTGTAGACATTGACCCGGATACTATTGAAGCAGCTAAACGAAAGTATAAAAAAGAAAATATTCAATACGCAACAGGAAGTACAAGTGCAATTCCGCTTGAAGACAATAGTGTCGACGTTGTCATCAGTTTTGAAACAATAGAACATCATGACCAGCATGATGAAATGCTTAAAGAGATCAAACGTGTTTTAAAACCGGGAGGAATCGTCATGATCTCCACTCCGGATAAACTGTATTATACCGACCAAAGAAATTTTAAAAATCAGTTTCATATAAAAGAACTGTATAAAAAAGAATTTAGTGATTTAGTCTCAGGATATTTTAATAACCAGCAGCTTCTCACTCAGCGTTATGTAAATGGAAACTCATTAATTACGGATGATAATGAACAGGACAATGTTTCCTTTATTACAGGCAATTATCTCGATATAACCAAAACGGTAATCACACCATTATATTTAATCGTAATAGCCTCTGATTCGGCTTTTGAAAAACAAGGATTATCGGTTTTTGAAGGAACGGAAATAATAGAAAAAGAGATAGATAATCAACTTCAAAAAGTTTATAATTCCAACTCTTATAAAGTTGGACATCGTATATTATTGCCCATCAAGCTCTTAAAAAAGATATATAGAAAATGCTTGCAATCGTAATTCCATATTACAAACTTGTTTTTTTTAGAGAGACGTTAGAATCTTTAGCGAACCAGACAGATAAGCGATTCAACGTATATATTGGAGATGATGCCAGTCCTGAGAACCCTCAGGAATTGTTAGAAGCATACCGGGATAAAATAACATTTACCTATACTCATTTCAATGAAAACTTAGGGAGTATTTCGTTAGTGAAACAGTGGCAACGCTGTATTGATCTGATTCAGGATGAAAAATGGATCATGATTCTTGGGGATGATGATGTATTGACAGATAACACGGTAGCATCCTGGTATCGCAATTACGAACAATTTAAGGATAAGGCAAATGTTGTGAAGTTCGCAACAAAACTAATTTTTCAGGAAAACGCTACAACTTCCGAACCCTATTTACATCCTGTTTGGGAAAAAGCAACGGATTCCTATTTTAGAAAATTTAAAGCACTTACAAGAAGCTCTTTGTCGGAGTATATTTTTGCAAAAAAGGCATATGATGAACATGGTTTCTATGATTATCCGTTAGCATGGTATAGCGATGACAGTGCCTGGATAGCTTTCTCAGAACAAAAAGAAATTTATTGTATTAATGAAAGCCTTATTATGATCAGACTTTCAGAAATAAATATTTCAGGAAAGAAAGATAATATTGCCTTAAAAATGAAGGCGAAAGAACAATTTTTTAAAGATTTTATTCTGGAAAGATTAAGTGATTTTAATAAGAAACAGCGATTAGAACTGTTGCTGGCTTATGAAGTGGCCATAAAAGACCAAAGAAACCCGATAGGGAAAGAATGGCTGACTTTAGGATATTATTATCTGATTAACTTTAACGGGTTAGCATTATTAAAATTTATAAGACGTTTTTTTATCAGTACTTTTAAAAAATGAAAGCTTTAGTATCCGTAATTGTTCCTACATATAACAGAGCAAATCTAATTGGACAGACCTTAGACAGTATTATTTCTCAAACCTATAGCCATTGGGAATGTATTATAGTTGATGATGGCTCAACGGATAACACAGAAGAAATCATATCCCGATACCTGGATAATGATAACCGGTTCCGATTTTACAGAAGACCAGATGATAGAATTAAAGGAGCCAATGCCTGCAGGAATTATGGCTTTGAAAATAGTCGGGGAGAATATATCAAGTGGTTTGATAGTGATGACCTGATGCATGCCGATTTTCTGGAAAAACAGGTTCAGCTGCTGGAAACAGAAAAAGAACTGGATTTTTGTGTTTGCCTGGCACAAGGCTTTACTGAAGGGACAAATGATAAAACTGTTTTTAGAGCAAACAGGACTCCTGAAGAGGATGTATTAACGGCGTATCTTACCAAAAATCATTATTTTTTTACAGCATGTCCATTGTGGAGACGTTCGGTTTTACTCAACAAAGCATTATTTGATGAAGAATTATCGAATAGTCATGAAACGGACTTTCATTTCAGGATGCTGTCAAATAACTTAAAGTATGTTTATAAAGAGGATGTACTGTTTTCTATTAGAAGAGGACATCAGAGTATCACACAGGATAAATCGAATGAATTTACCTCTCATGTTTCCCGTTTTAAATTTTTCCTGAAAGCATTTAAAGTAGTAGAAGAATCGGATATTCAGAATAAAAATCCACTCAAACAATATATACTGTACAGACAACTCGGCTTGTTTCATCTGATAAAAAACAATTCGGGTAAAACAATTCAGGGGAGTGGTTTCAAAGTCTTAAAAAATATTTACCATACAAAATATCCGTTAAAAAGTAAGATTAGAATTTATATCGGGTATATCCTGGTTGCGATTTCCGGCAAAGGATATAATTTTTTAAAAAGCGCAAAAATCGATATGATTGAAGCTATTGAAAATTAAACAATCTGTTGTAACAATAAAGAGATACGGTTAGCAATTATATAATTTACAAAATGAAAATACTTTTTATAGCGATGCCTTCGATCCACTTTATAAGATGGGTAGAAAATTTAAAAAACACTGATTTTGAATTATATTGGTTCGATGTTTTAGATCGTGGAGCACTAAAAGGTATTGGAAATATCAAACAGTTTTATGATTGGAAGCATAGAAAACTTCCCTATATAAAAGGAGAGTATTACATCTCAAAAAAAATACCTGCAGTTTATGAATGGCTGTCACCTTTTCTAATGACAACGGTTAATGAGCAGTTGGAAAAGATCATTAAAGAGATTAACCCGGATGTTGTACACAGTTTTGAAATGCAGGGATGTAGCTATCCGATACTTCAGACAATGAATAAATATGCCCGGATAAAATGGATATATTCGTGTTGGGGAAATGATATTTACTACTATCGTAATTTTAAAGAGCACAATAAAAAAATCCGGGCAGTGCTAAACAGAGTAAACTTTATGCATGCCGATTGTGGAAGAGACGCTGTCTTAGCAGCACAAATGGGATTTGCAGGAAAAGATTTAGGGGTTATTCCCACCGGAGGCGGATTCCATCTTGCAGCATTGGAAAAATATAAACAACCGGTTACACAAAGAAAAATAATCCTTGTAAAAGGCTATCAGCATATTTTTGGCAGAGCTTTGAATGTTGTAAAAGCATTGGAGGGAATGCCAAAGGAAACAGAAGGTTTTGAAATTGTTGTTTTTGGAGCGCATCCTGTTGTTGCAGACTATATAACACAACAAAAATTGCCATTTTCGGTATATGGACGCCATGATTTAGAACACCAGCAAACGTTGGAACTAATGGGGAAATCATTGATTTATATCGGTAACAATATTTCAGATGGGATGCCAAACACCTTGTTAGAAGCGATAATTATGGGAGCCTATCCCATTCAGTCAAATCCCGGCGGCGCTTCCGCAGAAATAATAAACAATGGTGTAAACGGATTACTGATTGAAAACCCGGAAGATATTGAAAATATCAGGGAATTAATAATAGTAGCGTTGAAAGAAAAGGAGATGATGGAAGAAGTATATGAAATCAATAAAGAAATTGCTAAGCAGCAACTGGATTATGAAAGCAACAGAATAAAGATAATGGAAGCATATAAAAGAGTTCAGGCTTCTTAATTGTAACAGCTTTTATACGGTTAGAGACTTTTAAAAAAGAAAATTATGCGGGTAGGATTTAATCCACACAAAGACAAAATACAAGAAACCGGTGATTACTTTCATCAGGTAATACTGCCTGTTTATATACCATCTTTTGAAGGTTATTTTAAAGATAGTTTTGAAATTTTAAAGCTTTGCCTGGAATCGCTGTTCCAATCATCCCATAAAAAAACATACATCACCATCGTAAATAATGGAAGCTGTAAAGAAGTTACCGTTTATCTGGAAAGGTTATTATCCGAAAATAAAATTCAGGAACTGATTAATACAACTAATATTGGGAAGATTAATGCCGTTTTAAAAGGCTTGGCAGGAGTCAGGGTTCCTTTAATTACCATTTCTGATGCCGATGTGATGTTTCTAACCGGTTGGCAGGAAGCCACCTACAATGTTTTTCGTTCTTTTCCAAAAGCAGGGGTGGTTTGTCCGACGCCTTCTTCAAAATCGTATAAGACCTTTACATCTAATATTTATTGGGATTTATTTTGGTCAAAAAAACTACGGTTTACTCCTGTCAAAAACAGAGCAGCATTGGAAGCATTTGCCCATAGTATAGGAAATGAAGAATTTTATAAAGAGTATCATCTGAAACAATTTTTAACGGTATCTTCTAACGAGGGAACTAAAGCTGTTGTCGGAGCCGGACATTTCATAGCAACGTATCGGGAAGAAGTCTTTGCCGGTAAATTACCCAAATTCACACGATATCGTTTGGGAGGAACCAGTGAGCAGGAAGTTTTAGATTTGCCATCAGTCAAAAGAGGATTTTGGAGATTGTCAACAGAAGATAATTATGCCTGTCATTTGGGAAATGTAGTTGAGCCCTGGATGAAAGAAAAATTATTAAGCGTTAAAAAGAATGCTACTCCATCTGAAGCACCGGCACTCCTTGAACGGAAAGCATCACGTCTGGAATATTATTTGAAAATTAAACTTTTCGCTAAAATTATTTTTGCTAAAAAGATTCTGAGTAAGATTTTATGGATGAAAGGACTGCCTAAAGATGTTTCAGGGAAATATTGATGATTTATAATAAATAAAACTGTAAAATCCCGGTTGTAAATATTCTGAAGCGACATAATGTTAAGGAAATACAGGGCAAGAGCAGTGTAGATTAAAACTTAGTAGCGTTATTAAGTTTTATATCTTTGGTAAGAGAATGTAACACAACCAATAACATTGAGAAAGATGCTGATAACAAAGTTGCTTAAACTTGAGAAACAAATGATTAATTTTATCAGTACTCAAGAAAATAAAACAAAAAATAAATTAAAAGATAAACTGGTTAAAAAAGGAATAATCAGAGCGATCACAATTGTGGATTCCGACTCTTTTTTAATTGAACTCAAGAATAATTTAAAAATATACTGCCGATCACTGGAACATAGTGACTATCTGGTGTTCAATCAGATATTTGGAGACGGGGAATATGAGATTATCAGGGATATATTGAAATTCAATAAGGAAGAACAGCCGGTTATCATTGATGCCGGTGCGAATGTAGGTTATACGTCTGTATTCTTTTTATCAGAATTTAAAAAGGCAAAACTTTATGCAGTTGAACCTTCGCTTACGAATTATCAAACTATAGAAAAGAATATTTTTCATAATGGATTTGATGGAAGCCGTATAAAATTGTATAATAAAGCATTACACAATCAGGATGGATTGAATGTTGTGATTGAAAATGAATTCAGAGATAAAAAAGACTGGGCTTTTACAACAAAAATAACAACAGAAGAAAGTGCCGTGAAATCAATAACCGTTCAGCATATTATGAAAGAGAATATGTTGGATATCGTGGACTTTTTAAAAATTGATATTGAAGGCGCTGAACGATTTATTTTTGAATCTCAGGATAGTTGTGCGTTTTTAGAAAAAGTGAAAATAATAGCAATAGAAATTCATGATGAGTTCAATGTAAGAACAACAATTGAAACAATTTTGAAAAGTTATGGGTTTATATTATTTCCATCCGGAGAACTAACAATAGGTATGAACAGAAACTATTTTTAAAATGGAATCCCCTTTAATAACAGTTATTGTACCCGTCTATAATGTAGCAGGCTATATTAGAGAAGCAATAGACAGTATACTCCATCAGACATATTCCAATTTTGAATGCCTTATCATTGATGATAACTCTACGGATGATACCTGTTCCATTATCGAAAAATATCAGGATTCACGATTACAAATAATAAAAAAAGACACTAATTCCGGATTGGCCAATAGTTTGAATATCGGACTTAAATTGGCGAAAGGCAAATATATTGCCAGAATGGACGGCGATGATGTTCTGGTAGAAACAAGATTTGAAAAGCAGGTACAATTGCTTGAAGCAAATCCGGGAATAGGAGTTTGCGGAACGGCCTACGAAACATTCCCTCAAAAAAACAGTATTGAACTGCCGGAAGAGCATAGCGATATTCTAACCTGTATGCTGTTTAGATGTGTGGTAGCGCATCCGTCGGTAATGATGCGAAAAGAGCTTTTCAATCAGGAAATGGAATATGATGAAACAAAAGAACCGGCTGAAGATTATGAGCTTTGGAGTCGTTTGCTTTCAAGAACCAGGTTTTTTAATATTCAGGAAATATTGCTTAAATACAGAGTACATTCAGGGCAGATTTCCAAAATAAAAGCCCAAAAACAAAAAGAAATATCTTATGAGGTAAGATATGATTTGTTTAAAAAATACATTCCGGATTTTAAGTTGCCTTATGAAGTATTCAAAAAATGCTTTGAATTTAATTATGAAGGAACTTTGAAAGACCTGGAATCACAGCTTAATAACCTTGATTTGATTAGGACAGCAATAACGAAAAATGAATCATTGAATGTTCCTTTATTCAGAACGCTCCTTGATGATATTAGAATAAAAAAAATAAGAAGCTATTTCCTGAGAAATAAATCATTTTGTGTCTCAGAAAGCTTTATATTCATCAGGAAGTATACCGCTTTTTTTAGTAAAAAAGAACAGGTAAAAGTTTTGATAAAATCAATGATATAGTTTATGAAATTAGAAGCGCCCATCGTATTAATTTACGCTTTTAAAAATAGAGATCTAACAAGAGTAAAGAGAACATTAGACTCATTGGTGTTGCAGTCCAATCAGAATTTTAGAGTAGAATTTGTGAATTATGGATCTTCAACGGAACTTACAAAAGAATTGGAACTATTGATTGGTGACTATTCATTTGTAAAATATAATTATCTGGCATACCAGAATCAGCCATGGAATAAATCCAGAGCCCTTAACTATATCATTAAAAAAATAGAAGAACCCTTTTTTTTCATCTCAGACATAGATATTATTTTTCATCCGAAATTTATAAACCTGCTTCATGATATGAAAGATAAGGATAAAATGCATTTTTATAAAGTAGGTTATCTGTCCGAAAAAGAAACCCTGTTGCAAAAATCATTTGAAGATTATCAGGTAGAGTTTTATTCTAAGGTTGATGCAAAAGGGATGACATTATTCCCTACGGAAACAGTGCGCAAAAATAGAGGATTTGACGAGTTTTATCATTTTTGGGGTGCTGAAGATGCCGATATTCATTTCAGACTCTCCGGAAAAGGCTGCGAATCTGTTTTTTATGAAGAAGAAACCTTGTTACTGCACCAATGGCATACGTCATATAGAAAAACAGAAAGCAAGGAACTGACGAAGAATTTACAGATAAAAGGAATAGTACAGATTAATCACCAACACTTGTTTTTCAATCAACAGGATGGTGTAACTATTAATTATAAACAATGGGGAGAAGTATCGGCAAATGCGGTACTTGAAGAATTGGATAACGTAACGGTTAATCAGGTAATACTGAACAGGAAAGTTAATATTGACCATTTCATCTATGGAATTTTACCTAATGTAACCAATACAGTAATTACGGTAAAGTTTACCAGAGATAGCTATGAAAAATCCCTGAAATATAAAGTGAAAAAGATTTTAGGTAAAAAAGTACCGGAATATTATACTTTAAAAGAAGTAAATGATTTGGTATTGTTACATCTGATCTCATTTTATAGAGATTGCCCATACAGCTATAAAATAACAGCTGATTTGGAAGCCATAGAACTAAGGTTAAAGTTATAAATATATTTTGAAGTTATGCCCAAAGTAATTCTTATTTCACAATTGCCATTGCCATATTCGGGTATAGGAAGCTGGACAACACTCTATCGGAATTATTTAGAGAGTCATCATCAGATTGATTATATCGTATGCGAAAATCCGGAAGGTAAATTTAAAGATATTCAATACAGCTTGGTGTCCAATGACTTGATAACCAAGATTGTTAAAAGAGGAAAGAAAAATCCGTATGTGGGTTATCTCAATGCCTTGCAAAATATTCTGAAAAATGATGAAAAATATATTCTGCAGGTTGTCG
This region of Flavobacterium inviolabile genomic DNA includes:
- a CDS encoding IS3 family transposase (programmed frameshift), which translates into the protein MKDTTTTRVKRTQKDYNMAFKLAVVSRVEQGEMTYKQAQTVYGIQGRSTVLVWLRKYGNLDWSKPNLLFMSKSKETPAQIIKRLEKELAGEKLRNKILNTMIDISDSQYGTQIRKKFFSQTIFRLREGAGISLSKSCRLFGISRQAIYQEQKRILDRESELLKVKHLVLSLRLEMPRIGTRKLYYLLSKQFDQQGVKIGRDALFGYLRREKLLVKPMKSYTKTTYSKHWLHKYENLLKECEIKRPEQVYVSDITYVKSSRKTHYLSLVTDAYSRKIMGYKLSDDMSSENVVQALKMAIQNRKSTLPLIHHSDRGLQYCSKIYQEVLAKNGITPSMTDGYDCYQNALAERINGILKNEFLFYKCKDGQTLGKLIKTAIETYNAKRPHLSLMMKTPNFIHEKTSQVNLTG
- a CDS encoding tyrosine-protein phosphatase gives rise to the protein MLSFFKSKPLLKELIPQGYTDIHSHILYGIDDGAKTIDDTLFLLNSCKEFGFSNMITTPHTCSGIWDNTKEGITEKLAAVKTQLPDLTGELNLRAASEYMIDDTFLKLFGREPLLTLKDNYVLVEMSYINPPIQLFDILFELQVAGYKPVLAHPERYNFYHNNFDAYKKLKKAGCHFQANLLSTVGYYGEPVTKTVDKLFKNDMIDFTGSDIHHKNHIDSFSRKIKISEAKSLIAAMKRNSFFESS
- a CDS encoding ABC transporter ATP-binding protein: MKDIILKAEHISKQYRLGTVGTGTISHDLNRWWHKMRGKEDPYLKVGDINDRSSKGDSDYVWALHDISFEVERGEVLGIIGKNGAGKSTLLKILSRVTAPTTGIIKTKGRIASLLEVGTGFHPEMTGRENIYLNGSILGMTKKEINSKIDEIIAFSGCERYIDTPVKRYSSGMTVRLAFAVAAHLEPEILVVDEVLAVGDAEFQKKAIGKMQDISKGEGRTVLFVSHNMAAVKSLCTKGIVMEHGRVVFQGNVDDCIDEYLKESNSSASKTWNEEHPGSDFIRLHKAEVLNSNEEVSLNHIISNPVMIRFTYEILAENQLFTHGFNLFNNQNTHILSSHDKDSDTLSKPLSKGIYTKTIIIPGNFLAEGGYSCSFAIMRYSPFHVEFHEMDVVGFNIIDEMGENTARGNYSGRFPGIVRPLLKWE
- a CDS encoding class I SAM-dependent methyltransferase — translated: MKKKWSGERLETFIYGRDAVDHLHRYGIALSFIKDKTVLDIACGEGYGTNLMGNSASFVYGVDIDPDTIEAAKRKYKKENIQYATGSTSAIPLEDNSVDVVISFETIEHHDQHDEMLKEIKRVLKPGGIVMISTPDKLYYTDQRNFKNQFHIKELYKKEFSDLVSGYFNNQQLLTQRYVNGNSLITDDNEQDNVSFITGNYLDITKTVITPLYLIVIASDSAFEKQGLSVFEGTEIIEKEIDNQLQKVYNSNSYKVGHRILLPIKLLKKIYRKCLQS
- a CDS encoding glycosyltransferase family 2 protein, producing MLAIVIPYYKLVFFRETLESLANQTDKRFNVYIGDDASPENPQELLEAYRDKITFTYTHFNENLGSISLVKQWQRCIDLIQDEKWIMILGDDDVLTDNTVASWYRNYEQFKDKANVVKFATKLIFQENATTSEPYLHPVWEKATDSYFRKFKALTRSSLSEYIFAKKAYDEHGFYDYPLAWYSDDSAWIAFSEQKEIYCINESLIMIRLSEINISGKKDNIALKMKAKEQFFKDFILERLSDFNKKQRLELLLAYEVAIKDQRNPIGKEWLTLGYYYLINFNGLALLKFIRRFFISTFKK
- a CDS encoding glycosyltransferase family 2 protein; translated protein: MKALVSVIVPTYNRANLIGQTLDSIISQTYSHWECIIVDDGSTDNTEEIISRYLDNDNRFRFYRRPDDRIKGANACRNYGFENSRGEYIKWFDSDDLMHADFLEKQVQLLETEKELDFCVCLAQGFTEGTNDKTVFRANRTPEEDVLTAYLTKNHYFFTACPLWRRSVLLNKALFDEELSNSHETDFHFRMLSNNLKYVYKEDVLFSIRRGHQSITQDKSNEFTSHVSRFKFFLKAFKVVEESDIQNKNPLKQYILYRQLGLFHLIKNNSGKTIQGSGFKVLKNIYHTKYPLKSKIRIYIGYILVAISGKGYNFLKSAKIDMIEAIEN
- a CDS encoding glycosyltransferase encodes the protein MKILFIAMPSIHFIRWVENLKNTDFELYWFDVLDRGALKGIGNIKQFYDWKHRKLPYIKGEYYISKKIPAVYEWLSPFLMTTVNEQLEKIIKEINPDVVHSFEMQGCSYPILQTMNKYARIKWIYSCWGNDIYYYRNFKEHNKKIRAVLNRVNFMHADCGRDAVLAAQMGFAGKDLGVIPTGGGFHLAALEKYKQPVTQRKIILVKGYQHIFGRALNVVKALEGMPKETEGFEIVVFGAHPVVADYITQQKLPFSVYGRHDLEHQQTLELMGKSLIYIGNNISDGMPNTLLEAIIMGAYPIQSNPGGASAEIINNGVNGLLIENPEDIENIRELIIVALKEKEMMEEVYEINKEIAKQQLDYESNRIKIMEAYKRVQAS
- a CDS encoding glycosyltransferase family A protein; the encoded protein is MRVGFNPHKDKIQETGDYFHQVILPVYIPSFEGYFKDSFEILKLCLESLFQSSHKKTYITIVNNGSCKEVTVYLERLLSENKIQELINTTNIGKINAVLKGLAGVRVPLITISDADVMFLTGWQEATYNVFRSFPKAGVVCPTPSSKSYKTFTSNIYWDLFWSKKLRFTPVKNRAALEAFAHSIGNEEFYKEYHLKQFLTVSSNEGTKAVVGAGHFIATYREEVFAGKLPKFTRYRLGGTSEQEVLDLPSVKRGFWRLSTEDNYACHLGNVVEPWMKEKLLSVKKNATPSEAPALLERKASRLEYYLKIKLFAKIIFAKKILSKILWMKGLPKDVSGKY
- a CDS encoding FkbM family methyltransferase produces the protein MINFISTQENKTKNKLKDKLVKKGIIRAITIVDSDSFLIELKNNLKIYCRSLEHSDYLVFNQIFGDGEYEIIRDILKFNKEEQPVIIDAGANVGYTSVFFLSEFKKAKLYAVEPSLTNYQTIEKNIFHNGFDGSRIKLYNKALHNQDGLNVVIENEFRDKKDWAFTTKITTEESAVKSITVQHIMKENMLDIVDFLKIDIEGAERFIFESQDSCAFLEKVKIIAIEIHDEFNVRTTIETILKSYGFILFPSGELTIGMNRNYF
- a CDS encoding glycosyltransferase family 2 protein, producing the protein MESPLITVIVPVYNVAGYIREAIDSILHQTYSNFECLIIDDNSTDDTCSIIEKYQDSRLQIIKKDTNSGLANSLNIGLKLAKGKYIARMDGDDVLVETRFEKQVQLLEANPGIGVCGTAYETFPQKNSIELPEEHSDILTCMLFRCVVAHPSVMMRKELFNQEMEYDETKEPAEDYELWSRLLSRTRFFNIQEILLKYRVHSGQISKIKAQKQKEISYEVRYDLFKKYIPDFKLPYEVFKKCFEFNYEGTLKDLESQLNNLDLIRTAITKNESLNVPLFRTLLDDIRIKKIRSYFLRNKSFCVSESFIFIRKYTAFFSKKEQVKVLIKSMI
- a CDS encoding glycosyltransferase family 2 protein, which produces MKLEAPIVLIYAFKNRDLTRVKRTLDSLVLQSNQNFRVEFVNYGSSTELTKELELLIGDYSFVKYNYLAYQNQPWNKSRALNYIIKKIEEPFFFISDIDIIFHPKFINLLHDMKDKDKMHFYKVGYLSEKETLLQKSFEDYQVEFYSKVDAKGMTLFPTETVRKNRGFDEFYHFWGAEDADIHFRLSGKGCESVFYEEETLLLHQWHTSYRKTESKELTKNLQIKGIVQINHQHLFFNQQDGVTINYKQWGEVSANAVLEELDNVTVNQVILNRKVNIDHFIYGILPNVTNTVITVKFTRDSYEKSLKYKVKKILGKKVPEYYTLKEVNDLVLLHLISFYRDCPYSYKITADLEAIELRLKL